In a genomic window of Gossypium arboreum isolate Shixiya-1 chromosome 7, ASM2569848v2, whole genome shotgun sequence:
- the LOC108454264 gene encoding transcription factor GTE8-like isoform X2 produces MYQFDSDKHDTFGVPIQVLSLSNMSHSKRKGLIHCLRRELEQIQMLQKKVELLRTNGVTVSSSSDILSCSNVQSLPRVKDIQKLPMMASEKGKKGNPRNGKARELIRGSSGKFKSAKHGSEANTANIFLMKQCEGLLKRLMGHQYGWVFNEPVDVVKLNIPDYFNVIKHPMDLGTIKKKIDSGGYASPLQFYADMRLTFSNAMTYNPPGNDVHVMADTLNKFFEVRWKNIEKKLPAIGAQLSQSKAPAEGIETSKTVLPAKKRKTTSVTQQVILEPVKRMTDEEKHKLGVELESLLTEMPMHIIDFLREHSSNGRESEEEEIEIDIDDLSDDTLFTLRKLLDEYLQEKNNNKSTAEPCKIQQLNKSGPSSSPMQQCRGDDQANEVVDIRGNEPPLSSYPPKEIENDIGNRSIKSFNSGSSRDSDSGSSSDSESGAAKASSPVLEAVDSGNQLDEKTSADNPLDRNKCNGFDQLEQTSQAKSSSVESDCHQDGDSAPNERPVSPEKRYRAAILKNRFADTILKAREKALTTQGEKGDPEKLRREREELEYQRKKEKARLQAEAKAAEDAQRQAEAEAAAEARRKRELERDAARQALLKMEKTVEINENSRFLEDLEMLRAAPAEHLPSSVDETSPDHSQDGFGSFKFGSNNPLEQLGLYMKEDEEEEEGEPSNVPNPLNDPEEGEID; encoded by the exons ATGTATCAGTTTGACTCTGATAAACATGACACTTTTGGTGTCCCTATACAAGTGCTTTCCCTTTCAAACATGTCGCATTCTAAAAGAAAGGGTTTGATACATTGTTTGAGGCGTGAACTGGAGCAGATACAGATGCTTCAGAAGAAAGTTGAGTTGCTAAGGACAAATGGGGTTACTGTGTCATCTTCCAGTGATATTCTTAGTTGTAGCAATGTGCAAAGTTTACCTCGTGTTAAGGATATTCAGAAATTGCCCATGATGGCTTCTGAGAAGGGGAAGAAAGGAAATCCTCGGAATGGTAAGGCACGTGAGTTGATTCGGGGTTCTTCAGGAAAATTTAAGTCTGCAAAGCATGGTTCTGAAGCAAATACTGCAAATATTTTCTTGATGAAGCAATGCGAGGGTTTGCTGAAACGGTTGATGGGGCATCAATATGGGTGGGTCTTCAATGAACCTGTAGATGTAGTGAAGTTGAATATTCCGGATTACTTCAATGTTATAAAGCACCCGATGGATCTAGGAACAATTAAAAAAAAGATTGATTCAGGCGGGTATGCAAGCCCCTTGCAGTTTTATGCTGATATGAGGCTTACATTCAGCAATGCAATGACCTATAACCCCCCTGGAAACGATGTCCATGTTATGGCTGATACCCTTAACAAATTTTTTGAAGTGAGGTGGAAAAATATCGAGAAGAAGCTGCCTGCTATTGGTGCCCAGTTGAGTCAAAGCAAAGCTCCTGCTGAGGGCATAGAAACTTCTAAAACAGTACTTCCTGCTAAAAAGAGGAAGACGACCTCTGTCACCCAACAAGTTATACTGGAGCCTGTGAAGAGAATGACAGATGAGGAAAAACACAAGCTAGGTGTAGAGCTGGAGTCTTTACTCACTGAAATGCCGATGCATATCATTGATTTCTTGAGGGAGCACAGTTCAAATGGAAGGGAGTCTGAAGAGGAAGAAATTGAGATTGATATTGACGACCTCAGTGATGATACCTTGTTCACATTGCGGAAACTTTTAGATGAGTATTTACAagagaaaaataataacaaatcaaCAGCTGAACCTTGTAAAATTCAG CAATTGAACAAATCTGGACCGAGTAGTTCACCAATGCAACAATGCAGAG GGGATGACCAGGCTAATGAGGTTGTTGACATTAGGGGAAATGAGCCTCCTTTGTCAAGCTATCCACCTAAGGAGATAGAGAATGATATCGGCAATAGAAGCATTAAGTCTTTCAATTCTGGAAGCTCTAGAG ATTCTGACTCTGGCAGTTCCTCTGACAGTGAATCTGGTGCTGCTAAAGCTTCAAGTCCG GTATTGGAAGCTGTAGATTCCGGAAATCAATTAGATGAAAAGACAAGTGCTGATAATCCTCTTGATAGGAATA AATGCAATGGGTTCGATCAGCTTGAGCAGACTTCTCAAGCAAAGTCAAGTTCTGTCGAGTCAGATTGTCACCAAGATG GGGACAGTGCTCCAAATGAGAGACCAGTTTCACCTGAGAAACGCTACAGGGCTGCTATATTGAAGAATCGATTTGCTGATACCATTCTAAAAGCTCGAGAGAAAGCACTTACTACGCAG GGGGAGAAGGGGGACCCTGAGAAATTGCGTCGTGAGAGAGAGGAACTTGAATATCAAAGGAAGAAAG AAAAGGCACGGTTGCAAGCAGAAGCCAAAGCTGCTGAAGATGCTCAAAGACAAGCTGAAGCAGAAGCTGCAGCAGAGGCTAGACGGAAGAGAGAGCTTGAGAGGGATGCAGCACGACAGGCATTGCTAAAG ATGGAAAAGACTGTTGAAATCAATGAGAATTCCAGGTTTCTTGAGGACTTAGAAATGCTTAGAGCTGCCCCTGCTGAGCATTTGCCAAGCTCGGTAGATGAAACAAGCCCAGATCATTCACAGGATGGCTTTGGTAGTTTCAAGTTTGGGAGCAACAACCCGTTGGAACAACTCGGTTTGTACATGAAAGAGgatgaagaggaagaagaaggtGAACCATCTAACGTTCCAAATCCCTTAAATGATCCGGAAGAGGGAGAAATAGATTGA
- the LOC108478370 gene encoding lysine histidine transporter 1-like yields the protein MVGAGVLSLPYAMSHLGWGPGVVILILSWLITLYTLWQMVEMHEMVPGKRFDRYHELGQHAFGEKLGLYIVVPQQLICEVGVDIVYMVTGGKSLEKIHSLVVPHKHIKTSYFIMIFASVHFILAHLPNFNSISGVSLAAAVMSLTYSTIAWTASVHKGVQSDVEYGYKASTATGTVFNFLTALGDVAFAYAGHNVVLEIQATIPSTPEKPSKGPMWRGVVIAYIVVALCYFPVALIGYYMFGNNVEDNILISLEKPTWLIVAANMFVVIHVIGSYQLYAMPVFDMIETVLVKKMHFRPTRTLRFIVRNFYVAATMFVAITFPFFGGLLGFFGGFAFAPTTYFLPCIMWLAIYKPKKFSLSWCTNWICIILGLLLMTLSPIGGLRNIIINAKDYHFYS from the exons ATGGTTGGTGCTGGTGTTCTTAGTCTTCCTTATGCCATGTCACATCTTGGATG GGGTCCTGGTGTTGTGATTTTGATCCTATCATGGCTGATTACACTATACACGTTATGGCAAATGGTTGAGATGCATGAAATGGTACCTGGTAAAAggtttgatagataccatgaaCTTGGCCAACATGCTTtcggtgaaaagcttggtctttACATAGTGGTGCCTCAACAACTGATCTGCGAAGTCGGGGTCGACATTGTTTATATGGTTACAGGAGGAAAATCATTGGAGAAAATCCATAGCTTGGTTGTCCCTCACAAACACATCAAGACTTCGTATTTCATCATGATTTTCGCTTCGGTTCATTTCATACTCGCTCACCTCCCTAACTTCAATTCTATTTCCGGTGTTTCTTTGGCTGCCGCGGTCATGTCGCTCAC TTACTCTACTATAGCATGGACTGCTTCCGTCCACAAGGGTGTACAGTCCGACGTGGAATACGGGTACAAAGCTAGCACCGCGACCGGAACCGTCTTTAATTTCCTTACGGCATTAGGGGATGTGGCTTTTGCATATGCTGGACATAATGTAGTGTTGGAGATTCAAGCAACAATCCCTTCTACCCCAGAGAAGCCTTCAAAGGGTCCAATGTGGAGAGGTGTTGTCATTGCATACATTGTAGTAGCATTGTGTTATTTCCCCGTTGCACTCATCGGTTACTACATGTTTGGCAACAATGTCGAAGACAACATCCTCATTTCGTTAGAGAAACCGACGTGGCTAATCGTTGCGGCTAACATGTTTGTCGTAATCCATGTGATTGGAAGCTATCAG CTATATGCCATGCCTGTTTTCGACATGATCGAAACCGTGTTGGTAAAGAAAATGCATTTTAGACCAACTCGAACGCTTCGATTCATTGTCCGCAATTTTTACGTTGCTGCAACAATGTTTGTAGCCATTACATTTCCTTTCTTTGGGGGCCTTCTTGGATTCTTTGGAGGATTTGCTTTTGCACCTACCACTTATTTTCTACCCTGCATCATGTGGCTTGCCATTTACAAGCCAAAGAAGTTCAGCCTATCTTGGTGTACAAACTGG ATCTGTATCATACTTGGCCTTCTGCTAATGACTCTATCGCCAATTGGAGGTTTGAGGAATATCATCATTAATGCTAAAGACTATCATTTCTACTCTTGA
- the LOC108454264 gene encoding transcription factor GTE8-like isoform X1 — translation MYQFDSDKHDTFGVPIQVLSLSNMSHSKRKGLIHCLRRELEQIQMLQKKVELLRTNGVTVSSSSDILSCSNVQSLPRVKDIQKLPMMASEKGKKGNPRNGKARELIRGSSGKFKSAKHGSEANTANIFLMKQCEGLLKRLMGHQYGWVFNEPVDVVKLNIPDYFNVIKHPMDLGTIKKKIDSGGYASPLQFYADMRLTFSNAMTYNPPGNDVHVMADTLNKFFEVRWKNIEKKLPAIGAQLSQSKAPAEGIETSKTVLPAKKRKTTSVTQQVILEPVKRMTDEEKHKLGVELESLLTEMPMHIIDFLREHSSNGRESEEEEIEIDIDDLSDDTLFTLRKLLDEYLQEKNNNKSTAEPCKIQQLNKSGPSSSPMQQCRGDDQANEVVDIRGNEPPLSSYPPKEIENDIGNRSIKSFNSGSSRDSDSGSSSDSESGAAKASSPVGAPKVLEAVDSGNQLDEKTSADNPLDRNKCNGFDQLEQTSQAKSSSVESDCHQDGDSAPNERPVSPEKRYRAAILKNRFADTILKAREKALTTQGEKGDPEKLRREREELEYQRKKEKARLQAEAKAAEDAQRQAEAEAAAEARRKRELERDAARQALLKMEKTVEINENSRFLEDLEMLRAAPAEHLPSSVDETSPDHSQDGFGSFKFGSNNPLEQLGLYMKEDEEEEEGEPSNVPNPLNDPEEGEID, via the exons ATGTATCAGTTTGACTCTGATAAACATGACACTTTTGGTGTCCCTATACAAGTGCTTTCCCTTTCAAACATGTCGCATTCTAAAAGAAAGGGTTTGATACATTGTTTGAGGCGTGAACTGGAGCAGATACAGATGCTTCAGAAGAAAGTTGAGTTGCTAAGGACAAATGGGGTTACTGTGTCATCTTCCAGTGATATTCTTAGTTGTAGCAATGTGCAAAGTTTACCTCGTGTTAAGGATATTCAGAAATTGCCCATGATGGCTTCTGAGAAGGGGAAGAAAGGAAATCCTCGGAATGGTAAGGCACGTGAGTTGATTCGGGGTTCTTCAGGAAAATTTAAGTCTGCAAAGCATGGTTCTGAAGCAAATACTGCAAATATTTTCTTGATGAAGCAATGCGAGGGTTTGCTGAAACGGTTGATGGGGCATCAATATGGGTGGGTCTTCAATGAACCTGTAGATGTAGTGAAGTTGAATATTCCGGATTACTTCAATGTTATAAAGCACCCGATGGATCTAGGAACAATTAAAAAAAAGATTGATTCAGGCGGGTATGCAAGCCCCTTGCAGTTTTATGCTGATATGAGGCTTACATTCAGCAATGCAATGACCTATAACCCCCCTGGAAACGATGTCCATGTTATGGCTGATACCCTTAACAAATTTTTTGAAGTGAGGTGGAAAAATATCGAGAAGAAGCTGCCTGCTATTGGTGCCCAGTTGAGTCAAAGCAAAGCTCCTGCTGAGGGCATAGAAACTTCTAAAACAGTACTTCCTGCTAAAAAGAGGAAGACGACCTCTGTCACCCAACAAGTTATACTGGAGCCTGTGAAGAGAATGACAGATGAGGAAAAACACAAGCTAGGTGTAGAGCTGGAGTCTTTACTCACTGAAATGCCGATGCATATCATTGATTTCTTGAGGGAGCACAGTTCAAATGGAAGGGAGTCTGAAGAGGAAGAAATTGAGATTGATATTGACGACCTCAGTGATGATACCTTGTTCACATTGCGGAAACTTTTAGATGAGTATTTACAagagaaaaataataacaaatcaaCAGCTGAACCTTGTAAAATTCAG CAATTGAACAAATCTGGACCGAGTAGTTCACCAATGCAACAATGCAGAG GGGATGACCAGGCTAATGAGGTTGTTGACATTAGGGGAAATGAGCCTCCTTTGTCAAGCTATCCACCTAAGGAGATAGAGAATGATATCGGCAATAGAAGCATTAAGTCTTTCAATTCTGGAAGCTCTAGAG ATTCTGACTCTGGCAGTTCCTCTGACAGTGAATCTGGTGCTGCTAAAGCTTCAAGTCCGGTGGGTGCACCTAAG GTATTGGAAGCTGTAGATTCCGGAAATCAATTAGATGAAAAGACAAGTGCTGATAATCCTCTTGATAGGAATA AATGCAATGGGTTCGATCAGCTTGAGCAGACTTCTCAAGCAAAGTCAAGTTCTGTCGAGTCAGATTGTCACCAAGATG GGGACAGTGCTCCAAATGAGAGACCAGTTTCACCTGAGAAACGCTACAGGGCTGCTATATTGAAGAATCGATTTGCTGATACCATTCTAAAAGCTCGAGAGAAAGCACTTACTACGCAG GGGGAGAAGGGGGACCCTGAGAAATTGCGTCGTGAGAGAGAGGAACTTGAATATCAAAGGAAGAAAG AAAAGGCACGGTTGCAAGCAGAAGCCAAAGCTGCTGAAGATGCTCAAAGACAAGCTGAAGCAGAAGCTGCAGCAGAGGCTAGACGGAAGAGAGAGCTTGAGAGGGATGCAGCACGACAGGCATTGCTAAAG ATGGAAAAGACTGTTGAAATCAATGAGAATTCCAGGTTTCTTGAGGACTTAGAAATGCTTAGAGCTGCCCCTGCTGAGCATTTGCCAAGCTCGGTAGATGAAACAAGCCCAGATCATTCACAGGATGGCTTTGGTAGTTTCAAGTTTGGGAGCAACAACCCGTTGGAACAACTCGGTTTGTACATGAAAGAGgatgaagaggaagaagaaggtGAACCATCTAACGTTCCAAATCCCTTAAATGATCCGGAAGAGGGAGAAATAGATTGA
- the LOC108482476 gene encoding lysine histidine transporter 1-like, which yields MGTQQPPPSDYNGDNMYNNNNTSVEKSAKQKAIDDWLPINSSRSRKWWFSAFHNVTAMVGAGVLSLPYALSELGWGPGVFILVFSWIITLYTLWQMVEMHEIVPGKRFDRYHELGQYAFGEKLGLYIVVPQQLIVEVSLCIVYMVTGGQSLKKFHDTVCSSCKSIKLTYFIMIFASVEFVLSHLPNFDSISGVSLAAAVMSVSYSTIAWSASLAKGVQEDVQYGYKATTTPGTVFGFLSGLGDVAFAYSGHNVVLEIQATIQSTPERPSKGPMWKGVVVAYIIIALCYFPVALIGYWMFGNSVKDNILISLEKPAWLIAMANMFVVVHVIGSYQVYAMPVFDMMETLLVKKLDFNPTRTLRFIVRNTYVAFTMFIGITFPFFGGLLGFFGGVAYAPTTYYLPCVIWLIVMKPRRYSLSWWINWFCIVIGVLLMVLAPIGGMRQIIIQAKDYKFYS from the exons ATGGGAACTCAACAACCTCCTCCTTCTGATTACAATGGTGATAACATGTACAACAACAACAACACT TCGGTTGAAAAATCAGCAAAGCAAAAAGCGATTGATGATTGGTTACCAATTAACTCATCAAGAAGTAGAAAATGGTGGTTTTCAGCTTTCCACAATGTTACTGCCATGGTTGGGGCTGGTGTACTTAGTCTTCCCTATGCCTTGTCTGAACTCGGATG GGGACCTGGTGTGTTTATTCTAGTGTTTTCATGGATCATTACCTTGTATACACTGTGGCAAATGGTTGAAATGCACGAGATAGTTCCGGGAAAACGTTTCGATCGATATCATGAACTAGGACAGTATGCATTCGGCGAAAAACTCGGTCTTTATATCGTTGTGCCACAACAGCTCATTGTGGAAGTTAGTCTCTGTATCGTTTATATGGTTACCGGTGGacaatcgttgaagaagttccatgATACTGTCTGTAGTAGCTGCAAATCGATAAAATTAACTTATTTCATCATGATTTTTGCCTCTGTTGAATTTGTTCTGTCTCACCTTCCAAATTTCGACTCGATTTCGGGTGTCTCGTTGGCGGCTGCAGTCATGTCTGTAAG TTATTCAACTATTGCATGGAGTGCTTCATTAGCAAAGGGTGTTCAAGAAGACGTGCAATACGGATACAAAGCGACAACTACACCTGGAACCGTGTTTGGCTTCCTTAGCGGTTTAGGTGATGTAGCATTTGCTTATTCTGGTCACAATGTGGTTTTGGAGATTCAAGCTACAATCCAATCTACACCCGAGAGACCATCGAAAGGACCGATGTGGAAAGGTGTTGTTGTCGCGTATATAATCATTGCCTTGTGTTATTTCCCGGTCGCTTTAATCGGATATTGGATGTTTGGCAATTCTGTAAAAGACAACATCCTCATTTCATTAGAGAAACCAGCATGGCTCATTGCAATGGCTAACATGTttgtcgttgttcatgttatcgGAAGCTACCAG GTCTACGCAATGCCGGTTTTCGACATGATGGAAACCCTACTAGTAAAGAAACTAGATTTCAACCCTACTCGAACACTTCGATTCATCGTTCGTAATACATATGTTG CATTCACTATGTTCATCGGTATTACATTTCCTTTCTTCGGCGGTCTTCTTGGGTTTTTCGGTGGAGTCGCGTATGCACCAACAACATACTAT CTCCCCTGTGTCATATGGCTTATTGTGATGAAACCAAGAAGGTATAGCTTATCTTGGTGGATTAATTGG TTCTGCATTGTGATTGGTGTTTTATTAATGGTCTTAGCACCAATTGGAGGGATGAGGCAAATCATAATTCAAGCCAAAGACTACAAATTTTACTCTTAA